Within Deltaproteobacteria bacterium RIFCSPHIGHO2_02_FULL_44_16, the genomic segment CCTAAAAAGGAATGACCCCGCTCAACACAATTAAAAAATTGAGACGCTATTCAGTTTTCAAAGAGCAGGCAGAACAAAAACATTCCTCATGACGATCTCCCGCCATGAGAGATATAGATAATTCAGCAAAAAAACTTTTCAATAATTCACTCTTCGGAGGACTATCCCCGCAAGGGAGGTCGTTTCTATAAAAAAAGCGATAAGACTGTCAACAGCATTCTTCTCGAAATTTCACTTTTTTCTTTTATTCTTCGCACCTCAAACAACATTCCAAGTTATCTTGAAAAATCAGTCCTTTAAAAACCAATTCTGAACTGATGTTTTATCCTTTAGGAAGAGACGTTCACACGCACAAATTGGCGTTTTCCGACTTGAACCACATGTTCTCCTGAAGGGAGCTTTAAATGAGCATCTTTTATCTTTTCCTCGTTCACTCGAATGCCCCCTTGCGCAATAAGCCGTCGACATTCACTTCCACTTTTGACGACTCCCTCCTCCACCAACCATTTATAAAGCGGAGTTTCTTTCTGAATAGAAATTGCGAGCATTTCCTCTGGATTTTTCTTTTGGGAAAAAATGCGCTCAAATTCTTTATGTGCATCAGCAGCAGATTGTTGATGGTGAAAACGAGTTACCATTTCAGATGCGAGATTTATTTTTACTTGCTTGGGATGCAGTGTTCCCTCTTGAACCTCTTTTTTCATACGCTCAATCATACTGAAATCTTTTTCTGAAAGAAGCTTATAATACTCCCACATCTGATCATCAGAAAGTGACATTACTTTTCCAAACATTTCACGCGGAGTGTCTGTGATGCCAATTGAATTTCCATAACTCTTACTCATTTTCTGAACACCATCAGTGCCTACGAGAAGCGGAACGGTGATCACAATCTGCGGTTCTTGACCTGCATCGCGCTGAAGCTCGCGTCCTAGAAGCAAATTAAAAATTTGATCTGTTCCTCCGAGTTCCACATCTGCTTTGAGTTCCACAGAATCTTGCGCTTGAAGAAGAGGATAAAGAAATTCATGAAGTGAAATTGAAGATTGTGCAGTATATCTTTTTTTAAAATCATCGCGCTCTAACATACGAGCAACCGTCGCATGCGCAGACAATCGAACAACGTCAACAGCACTCATCTTTCCAAGCCATTCAGAATTAAAACAAACTTTCGTTTTTTTCTTTTCTAAAATTTTAAATGCTTGATCCGTATATGTCTTACTGTTCTCTCGAATCTCTTTTTCAGTCAGATGTGGTCTTGCTTCATTTCTACCGGATGGATCTCCAATACGCGCGGTAAAATCTCCGACGACAAAAACCACACGATGACCGAAATCTTGAAATTGTTTTAGTTTCTGCATCACCACCGTATGACCGAGATGCAGGTCTGGTGATGTGGGATCAAATCCTGCTTTGATTGTCAGCGGCTTTCCTCGATTCAACTTTTTGAGAAGTTCTTCCTCATTGATGAAATCTACTGTTGCTCGTTTGATCAGCGCAATCTGCTCTTCAAAAGTTTTTTTCGACATATTCGCGTATCCTTACAATGGAAAAAGTTTTTCCTGACCGTTCATCAATGTCGAGCAAAATTCCTTCGAGTCGCACATCACCTTCCGCAACTTCATATCGACTTTTTTTGCCTGTCAGAAATCTTTCAAGCGCAATATCTTTATCGAGACCAACAACTGAAGCATGTGGCCCCGTCATCCCGAGATCAGAAATATATGCCATTCCTTTGGGCATGATCTGTTCATCCGCCGTTTGAACGTGTGTATGCGTCCCCCACAACGCAGATACTCGACCATCAAGATACCACGCAAGCGCGCGTTTTTCACTTGTCGCTTCAGCATGAAAATCGACCACAATACAGGAAGTTTTTTCTTTGAGAGCAGGAAGAAGTTGATCTATGGCTTGAAAAGGATCACCCACTTCAGCCCCCTTTCCTTCCATGAAAACTCTTCCTTGAAGTGAAATGACCGCAAGTTTTGGCCCCTTTCTGGTCGTGAAGAGAAACCAACCTTTTCCCGGAAGATTCGCTTTTACATTTTCCGGACGTAAAAGGGGGCCAGATTCGAGTGAAGGATAAATACTTTGATGCTCGAGCGTATGATTCCCAGCCGTTAACACATCGACATTATTTTTCAAAATCGCCTCTGCAATGTCAGGCGTAAGACCTCTCCCGTGCGCTGCATTCTCTGCATTGGCAACAACGACATCGACCTGATGCCGATCGATAAGCTGCGGCACCAGAGTTTGAATCGCTTTTCGACCAGGTTTTCCAAAAATATCACCAATTGCTAAAATTCTCATGTTACTTGGCGTACTCAGTTGACCGGATCTCACGAATGACCGTTACCTTGATTTGCCCTGGATAGGTCATCTCTTCTTCGATTTTTTTTGCAATATCTTTACACAACACAAGAGACTCAGCATCATTGAGCTGTTCATTTTGCACCATGACTCGAATTTCGCGTCCCGCTTGAATGGCGTACGCTTTTTCAACTCCTTTAAATGAAGTGGAAATACGCTCAAGTTCTTCAATGCGTTTGACATACGCTTCAAGCACTTCTCGACGCGCACCCGGACGCGCACCTGAAAGTGCGTCAGCTGCATCAACTAATAAATCAAGCGCTGTCTCTTGCGGAATATCTTCATGATGCGCACCGACCGCGTGATAAATATCAGATGCCTCGCCATATTTTTTGCAATACTCCATTCCCACAAGCGCGTGGCCACCTTCTGCTTCATGTGATACTGCTTTGCCGATATCATGCAAAAGGGCTGCGCGCTTTGCTGTTTGTTGATTCAGTCCAAGTTCAGCAGCCATCATGCCGCAGATATGAGCAACTTCAATGGAGTGCTGTAAAATATTTTGCGCATAACTAAAGCGATATTTTAAAGCCCCCAACAATTTCATTAATTCCAGATGCATATTCGTGATATTGAGATCGAGGCAAACTTTTTCTCCTGTTTCTTTCATCGAAGTTTCAACTTCTTTGGTCACCTTCGCAACCATCTCTTCAATACGCGTTGGGTGAATACGACCATCGGCAATGAGATTTACCAGAGTAAGTCGCGCAATTTCTC encodes:
- a CDS encoding metallophosphoesterase, translating into MRILAIGDIFGKPGRKAIQTLVPQLIDRHQVDVVVANAENAAHGRGLTPDIAEAILKNNVDVLTAGNHTLEHQSIYPSLESGPLLRPENVKANLPGKGWFLFTTRKGPKLAVISLQGRVFMEGKGAEVGDPFQAIDQLLPALKEKTSCIVVDFHAEATSEKRALAWYLDGRVSALWGTHTHVQTADEQIMPKGMAYISDLGMTGPHASVVGLDKDIALERFLTGKKSRYEVAEGDVRLEGILLDIDERSGKTFSIVRIREYVEKNF
- a CDS encoding tyrosine--tRNA ligase, with amino-acid sequence MSKKTFEEQIALIKRATVDFINEEELLKKLNRGKPLTIKAGFDPTSPDLHLGHTVVMQKLKQFQDFGHRVVFVVGDFTARIGDPSGRNEARPHLTEKEIRENSKTYTDQAFKILEKKKTKVCFNSEWLGKMSAVDVVRLSAHATVARMLERDDFKKRYTAQSSISLHEFLYPLLQAQDSVELKADVELGGTDQIFNLLLGRELQRDAGQEPQIVITVPLLVGTDGVQKMSKSYGNSIGITDTPREMFGKVMSLSDDQMWEYYKLLSEKDFSMIERMKKEVQEGTLHPKQVKINLASEMVTRFHHQQSAADAHKEFERIFSQKKNPEEMLAISIQKETPLYKWLVEEGVVKSGSECRRLIAQGGIRVNEEKIKDAHLKLPSGEHVVQVGKRQFVRVNVSS